A segment of the Prochlorococcus marinus str. MIT 9215 genome:
AGGGTCTCTCTTATGAAAATGTAGAGTTCTTTGTTACTTCAAAAAGAGATGAGTTTTCCAGTAAAGTAAAATTTTGGCTTGGAATTAATAAAGAAATTAGGTTGGTTAACCTCCGAAGTAATGTTTGATTCCTTAAGATGTAGAAGAGGTCAATCATGAATACAGTAACAGAGCTACTACAACCAGTTGAAAATGATCTTGATGATCTTATTTTAGAACTGAAAAATCTAATAGGAGCTGGTCATCCAATTCTTCAAGCCGCAGCGGAACACCTTTTTAGTGCTGGGGGGAAAAGATTAAGACCTGGTATAGTTTTATTGATTTCAAAAGCTATATCTCCTGAATTTTGCTTGACAAGCAAACATAAAAGGCTTGCTGAAATAACTGAGATGATTCATACAGCCTCATTAGTCCATGATGATGTTGTTGATGAGGCGGCTACAAGAAGAGGAGTAGATACAGTTCATAGCAGATTTAATACCAGAGTAGCTGTTTTAGCGGGTGACTTTTTATTCGCTCAAGCAAGTTGGCACCTAGCAAATCTTGACAATGTAAATGTAGTTAAACTACTTAGTAGAGTAATAATGGATTTAGCAGAGGGTGAAATAAAACAAAATTTAAATAGATTTGATTCGGCTCAATCTTTTTCTAAATACATCAACAAAAGTTATTGTAAAACAGCATCATTAATAGCCAATAGTTGCAAAGCTGCTGGTGTTTTAAGTGGGATTAATGACGAAAACTTAACCTCATTGTACGAATTTGGCAAAAATATTGGTTTAGCATTTCAAGTGGTAGATGATATTCTTGACTTTACTGGAAATGATAAACAACTTGGAAAACCTGCCGTAAGCGATCTTGCTAGTGGTTATCTTACTGCCCCAGTTTTATATGCCTTAGAAGAAAATAAACAATTGTCAGTTCTTATAAACAGAGAACTCGCTGAAAAAAATGATTTAGATGATGCTCTTAATATCATCATGAACTCTAAAGCTATTGATAGTTCCAGGAAACTAGCTGAGGATTTTGCAATGCTCTCTAAAGAAGCTATAGTCTGGCTTCCTGATTCAGAATATAAAAGAGCTTTAATGGCTCTACCAGAATTTGTTCTAAGCCGTATTTATTAGATTTATTAGAAATAAATCTTTGAGCTAAATTAATATTAAAATTTTTGAAAACCTTAATTTTTTCGACTAAATTTATTAAGCATAGATTTATTTAATGTCATTAGATAAAAAAAATTCAATCAATAACATACTTGAAGAAAAGAGAATTTTTCCTCCATCAAAAAAATTTGCAGAAAACTCAAATATTAGTACTCAAGAAGAATTACTAAGTCTAAAGAAACAAGCATCAGATAATCCTATTCAATTTTGGGAATCTTTTGCAAAATCTGAATTAGATTGGTTTAAGCCATTTCAAACAGTATTAGATAAAGAAAATGCGCCCTTTTTTAAATGGTTCAAAGAAGGAAAACTCAATATTACGTATAACTGCTTAGATAGACACATTAAGAGAGGGCTGGGAGGAAAGACTGCACTTATATGGGAAGGCGAACCGGGAGATAGCAAAAAATATACTTACGAAGAACTTCTAAAAGAGGTATGTAAAGCAGCTAATGCATTAAAAGCTATTGGTGTAAAAAAAGGAGATTTGGTATGTATTTATATGCCTATGATTCCTGAAGCGATGTTTGCGATGTTAGCTTGTGCAAGAATTGGCGCGCCTCATTCAGTTGTCTTCGGAGGATTTTCTTCAGAAGCTTTAAAAGATAGGTTAATTGATGGAAACGCCAGATTTGTTATTACTGCTGATGGTGGCTTTAGAAAAGATAAGGTGATTGAACTTAAGAAAGCAGTTGATGCGGCTATTGAAAGTGGGGCAGATAAAGTTGTTGAGAAAGTGGTTGTTGTTCAACGATCCCAAAAAAATATATCGATGGTTGATGATAGAGATTTTTGGTGGCACGAATTATTAAAAGATCAAAAAGATCATTGTGAACCAGAAATAATGAATAGTGAAGATAGACTTTTTATTCTTTATACTTCAGGATCTACTGGAAAACCCAAAGGTGTAGTTCACACTACAGGTGGTTACAATCTTTGGACCCATTTGACATTTAAATGGATATTTGACTTAAAAGATGACGATATTTACTGGTGTACTGCTGATGTTGGTTGGATTACTGGGCATAGTTATATAGTTTATGGGCCTTTATCTAATGGTGCTACAACTTTAATGTATGAGGGAGTGCCAAGACCCTCAAATTTAGGTGCTTTTTGGGAAATTGTTCAAAAATATAAGGTTTCTATTTTTTATACTGCACCAACTGCAATAAGAGCATTTATGAAGTCAGGGCGTGAAATACCTGATAAATATAATTTGGAGAGTCTTAGACTTTTGGGAACAGTTGGAGAACCAATTAATCCTGAAGCTTGGATGTGGTACAAGGATGTTATTGGTAAAGATAAGTGCCCTATTGTTGATACTTGGTGGCAAACTGAAACTGGTGGTGTGATGATAAGTCCCTTGCCTGGAGTCGTTGCTACAAAGCCAGGTTCTGCTACTTTCCCTTTGCCAGGAATCGAAGTAGAAATTGTCGATAAGAATGGAGATAAGGTTAAGGAGAACGAGGGTGGCTATTTAATTATTAAGAAACCTTGGCCAGGAATGATGAGAACAATTCACGGAAACTCAGAGAGATATTTGGAGAGTTATTGGGAATATATTTCCTTTAAAGGCGAACAAAATGTTTATTTTGCTGGAGATGGAGCACGCATTGATGAAGATGGATATATATGGATTATGGGAAGAGTTGATGATGTTATAAGTGTTTCAGGACATCGGTTAGGAACAATGGAAATAGAATCTGCTTTGGTAAGTCATAAATCAGTTGCAGAGTCCGCAGTAGTTGGCAAAAAAGATGATTTAAAAGGTGAAGTTATAGTTGCTTTTGTATCTCTAGAAAAAGACGTAAACGGTTCTTCAGAATTAGTAGAGAATCTAAAGAAACATGTTGTTAATGAAATTGGAATTATCGCTAAACCTGAAAAAATAATAATTTCTGACTTTCTTCCGAAAACACGTAGTGGAAAAATTATGAGACGAATTTTAAGATCTTTGGCTGCAGGAGAAAAAATTAGCGGTGATATAAGCACTCTTGAAGATAGTTCTGTTTTGGAAAAGCTTAAAGAATTATCCTAATCAGATTCATCAATTAAACTGGAAATTTTTTTTATAGTATTTCTTTTGAATTCATCATCGGCCCAGTCTCCCAAAAAATTTTCTCTTAGTCCTGCACTTGCAATTACAGTGTGTGTACCTTTTAACATTACCCCCTTAGAATTATCTTCTTTTCTTGCTTTTAGACAAGAAAATAATTTGTCTGTTTGATCTAATTCGTCTGAGTTGAATTTTATTAGGAAGTTATTTTTTTGATTATATGTTTTTTCAATTAATCGCAAAGTTCTTTCAGGGCTTGGGCTGAATTCACTTTTGAATTCTAATTTTTGAGAAATTTGTTTCAATAATGGAATAGATTTGTTTGCACTGAAGTTATTAAAACTTATTGATATGAATTTTTCGCAATTTCTTCCACCATCAGGGGAAATTAGATGAAGTTTGCATCCTAGGCTATGACCAATTCTTATTGAAGGAATTGATGCTCCTATTCTCTTGGATAAAGATATTCGGCAATTCTTGAAATCTCTCCATGCTTTAATAGCAAGTTGTTGGTGATCGAATTGTGGAGTGTATTTATATGCATGTACTGCATAGTTTTTATTTATTAAACTCTCTATGAATCTTCTATAAGTTAAATCTGGTTTAGAAGCTAAATAACTTCCACCAATAAATTCCACAATTTTTTTAGGATTTGAAGGCCAATAACAAAAATTATTAAATTGATATTTTGTAAAAGTCATCTTTCATAAACTAAAAATTTTTCAAAAATTATTTTCTAATAATGATTCTTAATTTATATTAATTTAAGAGAAATTTTGATTTAATGCGTCAAGATAAATAAAAGTGTTTTCAGCTAATTGGATCTACCTAACAAAAAAGAATTAAATCAATTGGATATTCTTCAGGATCAAGTTATCAGTTATCCCTCTGAAGAGAGTTTTGCTAATCAAAATAAAAAAATTGAAAAAATTTTAATTCTTGATACTGAAACAACAGGTTTAGACGAAAATAAAGATGAAGTGATAGAGATAGGTTGTATTTTGTTTGATGTATCTTTTAAGTGCGTGCTTTCACAAGTTTCTTTTTTATTCCCAGTTAATAATAATGAAGCCGAACAGGTGAATGGTATATCTGCTGATGTAACTAATATCTCTCAACCATGGGAAGATGGATTGAATTTCTTTCTGAAACTTGTTGATTATTCGGATTTCATTGTCGCGCATAATGTAGAGTTTGATAAGAAATGGTTTGGGAAAGGAAGATTACCTAAACTTAATAAAAAATGGATATGCAGTTTGGAGGACATTAATTGGTCTTTTCAAAAATCTCTAAAAAATAGACCATCAGTAACTGACCTTGCTTTATCTTTTTCAATACCAGTTTGGAATTTACATAGAGCTTTGTCTGATTGCTTTTACATATCTGAGGTCTTCAAAAAATGTGATAATTTAGAAGAACTTTTACTTAAAGCTACTGAACCCAGGTTTTTATACAAGGCATTGGTAAGTTATGAAGAGAGGTCTTTAGCTAAAAATGCTGGGTTTAGATGGAATAGTCATGTACAGGGAGCTTGGTCAAAAAAATTAACTCCTAATGAAGCTAAAAATCTTGATTTTAGAGTAGAGATTTTGAATTAATATTAAATAAATTTTTACTAAAAATATATTTATTGCATTTTACAAGGCATCCATTTATTACTCATTTTATGTGCTCCAATACATCCGAATTTAGAGGCAGCCTTCTCAGCTTCTTCTTTAGTATTAAAAAGATCTGAAATTATATTTTCTTCTTTTGAATTTGAAATTTGTTTGGGATGATTATGATGATTGTTATGAGAATTAGGTGAATACTCCCATATTCCCATAGTAGTGATACCTGCAGAGATAATTCCCATCCCGACTAC
Coding sequences within it:
- the sds gene encoding solanesyl diphosphate synthase, translated to MNTVTELLQPVENDLDDLILELKNLIGAGHPILQAAAEHLFSAGGKRLRPGIVLLISKAISPEFCLTSKHKRLAEITEMIHTASLVHDDVVDEAATRRGVDTVHSRFNTRVAVLAGDFLFAQASWHLANLDNVNVVKLLSRVIMDLAEGEIKQNLNRFDSAQSFSKYINKSYCKTASLIANSCKAAGVLSGINDENLTSLYEFGKNIGLAFQVVDDILDFTGNDKQLGKPAVSDLASGYLTAPVLYALEENKQLSVLINRELAEKNDLDDALNIIMNSKAIDSSRKLAEDFAMLSKEAIVWLPDSEYKRALMALPEFVLSRIY
- the acs gene encoding acetate--CoA ligase, coding for MSLDKKNSINNILEEKRIFPPSKKFAENSNISTQEELLSLKKQASDNPIQFWESFAKSELDWFKPFQTVLDKENAPFFKWFKEGKLNITYNCLDRHIKRGLGGKTALIWEGEPGDSKKYTYEELLKEVCKAANALKAIGVKKGDLVCIYMPMIPEAMFAMLACARIGAPHSVVFGGFSSEALKDRLIDGNARFVITADGGFRKDKVIELKKAVDAAIESGADKVVEKVVVVQRSQKNISMVDDRDFWWHELLKDQKDHCEPEIMNSEDRLFILYTSGSTGKPKGVVHTTGGYNLWTHLTFKWIFDLKDDDIYWCTADVGWITGHSYIVYGPLSNGATTLMYEGVPRPSNLGAFWEIVQKYKVSIFYTAPTAIRAFMKSGREIPDKYNLESLRLLGTVGEPINPEAWMWYKDVIGKDKCPIVDTWWQTETGGVMISPLPGVVATKPGSATFPLPGIEVEIVDKNGDKVKENEGGYLIIKKPWPGMMRTIHGNSERYLESYWEYISFKGEQNVYFAGDGARIDEDGYIWIMGRVDDVISVSGHRLGTMEIESALVSHKSVAESAVVGKKDDLKGEVIVAFVSLEKDVNGSSELVENLKKHVVNEIGIIAKPEKIIISDFLPKTRSGKIMRRILRSLAAGEKISGDISTLEDSSVLEKLKELS
- a CDS encoding DUF1350 family protein, with product MTFTKYQFNNFCYWPSNPKKIVEFIGGSYLASKPDLTYRRFIESLINKNYAVHAYKYTPQFDHQQLAIKAWRDFKNCRISLSKRIGASIPSIRIGHSLGCKLHLISPDGGRNCEKFISISFNNFSANKSIPLLKQISQKLEFKSEFSPSPERTLRLIEKTYNQKNNFLIKFNSDELDQTDKLFSCLKARKEDNSKGVMLKGTHTVIASAGLRENFLGDWADDEFKRNTIKKISSLIDESD
- a CDS encoding 3'-5' exonuclease — protein: MDLPNKKELNQLDILQDQVISYPSEESFANQNKKIEKILILDTETTGLDENKDEVIEIGCILFDVSFKCVLSQVSFLFPVNNNEAEQVNGISADVTNISQPWEDGLNFFLKLVDYSDFIVAHNVEFDKKWFGKGRLPKLNKKWICSLEDINWSFQKSLKNRPSVTDLALSFSIPVWNLHRALSDCFYISEVFKKCDNLEELLLKATEPRFLYKALVSYEERSLAKNAGFRWNSHVQGAWSKKLTPNEAKNLDFRVEILN